The following are from one region of the Hypanus sabinus isolate sHypSab1 chromosome 14, sHypSab1.hap1, whole genome shotgun sequence genome:
- the LOC132404443 gene encoding calcium and integrin-binding family member 3-like has translation MLSGHGKDCTVFTRKEIMRLYHRFRALVSQNVPWQFNDIKDIKLPLQLISKMPELKENPFHQELLEVFSDEQGVMTFNEFLNMFSALSDMAPNSLKAYYAFKIYDFNHDNFICQSDLEVMLNKLTGKELSGEERQLICEKVMEEGDLDGDGKLSLADFEYMITRAPDFVSTFHIRI, from the exons GATTGTACTGTCTTCACAAGGAAAGAAATTATGAG acTATATCATAGATTCCGTGCATTGGTATCACAGAATGTCCCTTGGCAATTCAATGATATTAAAGATATCAAGCTACCTCTGCAACTCATCAGCAAGATGCCAGAATTGAAG GAAAACCCCTTTCATCAAGAGCTTCTTGAAGTGTTTTCAGATGAGCAGGGCGTCATGACATTTAATGAGTTTCTAAATATGTTCTCTGCCTTAAGTGACATGGCACCCAATAGTTTAAAGGCATATTATGCATTTAAAATTTACG ATTTCAACCATGATAACTTCATTTGCCAGTCTGACCTGGAGGTAATGCTCAATAAGCTTACGGGCAAGGAGCTGTCGGGTGAAGAACGTCAGTTGATATGTGAGAAAGTCATGGAGGAAGGAGACCTGGATGGTGATGGGAAACTGTCTTTAGCTGACTTTGAATACATGATCACCCGTGCCCCAGATTTTGTGAG CACTTTTCACATTAGGATCTGA